One genomic region from Cucumis melo cultivar AY chromosome 9, USDA_Cmelo_AY_1.0, whole genome shotgun sequence encodes:
- the LOC127150837 gene encoding uncharacterized protein LOC127150837 encodes MAHCDFQIIYEHLVIKGMDPTYNFWYHHGEVCEGDEMENEVDDSFMCEATNFYESTYMGKEDIIHDNSTSRKENKFSHKVEEANTPLYGGCKKYTKMSAVVALYKLKTFNGWSDTSFTSLLGLLHDMLPMDNVISRSIYEVRKLFKEFDLGYQKIHACVKDCCLFRNENEKLESCPHCASSRWKIDERTNQIKQGVPAKVLRYFPIIPRLKRMFKINEVSESLRWHLSHKSTDGKIRHPVDSVAWETIDKKWPEFSMDPRNLRLGLATDGFNPFSNLSSRYSCWPVMLVTYNLPPWLCMKKENIMLTLLIPGPRQPGNDIDVYLQPLVEDLQQLWKGIQVYDIVGNTHFNLRSILMWTINDFPAYGNLAGCTTKGKYACPTCGDSTRSYWLKHSKKFAYMGHRRFLSRAHPYRRKKAWFDGRIEEELPPKIATGSAIYAQLQNFNNCWGKREKKKSKSHKDLSNQRWKKRSIFFDLPYWKELPIRHNLDVMHVEKNVCESIIGTLLDINGKSKDGVNARKDLQLLKIRPDLYPQDCGGRTYLPPAPHTLSKSEKINMTNEVRAVKTSKSVALKGSLDERDFRP; translated from the exons ATGGCACATTGTGATTTTCAAATCATATATGAGCACTTGGTCATTAAGGGAATGGACCCTACATATAACTTTTGGTACCATCATGGGGAAGTATGTGAAGGAGATGAAATGgagaatgaagttgatgatAGTTTTATGTGTGAAGCAACAAACTTCTATGAGAGCACATATATGGGAAAAGAGGACATCATTCATGACAATTCTACATCAAGGAAGGAAAACAAATTTTCGCATAAGGTGGAAGAGGCAAATACACCATTGTATGGTGGTTGTAAGAAGTATACAAAGATGTCAGCAGTTGTAGCATTGTACAAACTGAAAACTTTTAATGGTTGGTCAGATACAAGCTTCACCAGCCTTTTGGGGCTTTTGCATGACATGCTCCCAATGGACAATGTTATTTCAAGATCCATTTATGAAGTTAGAAAATTATTTAAGGAATTTGATTTAGGTTACCAAAAAATTCATGCATGTGTTAAAGACTGTTGCCTATTTAGAAATGAGAATGAAAAGTTAGAAAGTTGTCCTCATTGTGCAAGTTCAAGATGGAAGATTGATGAACGAACAAACCAAATCAAACAAGGTGTGCCCGCCAAGGTATTGAGATACTTTCCTATCATTCCACGACTTAAACGtatgtttaaaataaatgaagttAGTGAAAGTTTACGGTGGCATTTGAGTCATAAAAGTACTGATGGAAAGATCAGACATCCTGTTGACTCTGTTGCATGGGAAACAATTGATAAAAAATGGCCTGAGTTTTCAATGGATCCACGTAATCTTAGGTTGGGCCTTGCTACAGACGGGTTTAACCCCTTCTCCAATTTAAGTAGtcgatatagttgttggccGGTCATGCTTGTTACTTACAATCTTCCTCCTTGGTTATgcatgaaaaaagaaaacataatgtTGACACTGTTGATTCCTGGTCCCAGACAACCCGGAAATGATATTGATGTATATCTACAACCCCTTGTGGAAGATTTACAACAACTATGGAAAGGAATACAAGTTTATGATATTGTAGGCAACAcacattttaatttgagatcAATTCTTATGTGGACTATAAATGATTTTCCAGCATATGGAAATCTTGCCGGATGCACTACAAAAGGTAAATATGCATGCCCAACATGTGGAGATAGTACTCGTTCTTATTGGTTGAAACATAGTAAAAAATTTGCATATATGGGTCATAGACGATTCTTGTCAAGGGCTCATCCATATCGAAGAAAAAAAGCATGGTTTGACGGTAGAATAGAAGAAGAGTTACCCCCCAAAATAGCTACAGGTAGTGCAATTTATGCCcaacttcaaaattttaataattgttGGGGAAAacgtgaaaagaaaaagagcaaAAGTCATAAAGATTTGTCAAACCAAAGGTGGAAGAAGCGATCGATTTTCTTCGATCTACCATATTGGAAG GAATTACCAATACGACACAACTTGGATGTCATGCACGTGGAGAAGAATGTATGTGAGAGTATTATAGGTACATTATTAGATATAAATGGAAAGTCAAAAGATGGGGTTAATGCAAGAAAAGACTTACAACTTTTGAAAATTCGTCCTGACTTGTATCCTCAAGATTGTGGAGGAAGAACTTATCTACCTCCAGCTCCACATACATTGTCGAAGTCCGAGAAAATTAAT ATGACCAATGAAGTGAGAGCTGTGAAGACatctaagtctgttgcactgaAAGGGAGCCTAGACGAAAGGGACTTTAGACCATGA